In Deinococcus maricopensis DSM 21211, one genomic interval encodes:
- a CDS encoding tyrosine-type recombinase/integrase, whose amino-acid sequence MRLLDSLRAATPSSAQGRDQRDITLTAWLTGYVDGRREELQPGTLGKLEWHVALTQGHEVGDTPLGRLTPARLEAFYRHLMAGHKRSTVGDVAGLVKRALRRAVRHEIIPNNPADATELPRGRRADRERVAQILQAGDVQRLVKAAREDTLWPLWHLALSCGLRHGELLGLQWRDLSWAHQELSINRTVIVVNNRPTVGSPKTSSSERAIPLPGEVIATLRAWQTNPERPHSADGWLFCTASGTPLLQNNVRRSWKRLLGRAGLPNSIRIHDLRHTYASMLIAHGIDPRTVSDLLGHSDTRFTLSHYVHSERRARLRAARIEPSDLYRD is encoded by the coding sequence GTGAGGCTCCTGGATAGCCTCCGGGCCGCTACCCCCAGCAGTGCCCAGGGCCGCGATCAGCGCGACATCACCCTCACGGCTTGGCTCACGGGCTATGTCGACGGCCGCCGGGAAGAGCTGCAACCGGGCACCCTCGGCAAGTTAGAGTGGCACGTGGCCCTGACGCAAGGCCACGAGGTCGGCGACACCCCGCTCGGGCGCCTGACGCCGGCACGGCTCGAGGCGTTCTACCGCCACCTGATGGCCGGGCACAAGCGGTCAACGGTGGGTGACGTGGCCGGCCTGGTCAAGCGCGCGCTGCGCCGCGCGGTGCGGCACGAGATCATCCCCAACAACCCTGCTGATGCGACTGAACTCCCACGGGGCAGGCGCGCAGACCGCGAGCGGGTGGCGCAGATCCTGCAGGCCGGTGACGTCCAGCGCCTGGTCAAGGCCGCGCGCGAGGACACCCTCTGGCCCCTGTGGCATCTCGCGCTGTCCTGTGGGCTGCGGCACGGCGAGCTGCTGGGCCTGCAGTGGCGAGACCTCAGCTGGGCCCACCAGGAGCTCAGCATCAACCGCACCGTGATCGTGGTGAACAACCGCCCCACGGTCGGCAGCCCGAAGACGAGCAGCTCGGAACGCGCCATCCCCCTGCCGGGCGAGGTCATCGCCACGCTGCGCGCCTGGCAGACGAATCCGGAGCGACCCCACAGCGCGGACGGCTGGCTGTTCTGCACCGCGAGCGGCACGCCCCTGCTGCAGAACAACGTCCGGCGCAGCTGGAAGCGCCTGCTGGGCCGTGCAGGCCTGCCGAACAGCATCCGCATTCATGACCTGCGGCACACCTACGCCTCGATGTTGATCGCCCACGGCATTGACCCCAGGACTGTGTCTGACCTGCTGGGCCACTCCGACACCAGGTTCACACTGAGCCACTACGTGCACAGTGAGCGGAGGGCCAGGCTCAGGGCTGCGCGAATCGAACCATCAGACCTGTACCGAGACTAG
- a CDS encoding glycerophosphodiester phosphodiesterase produces the protein MRTLTLLALTALALTACTAPPLPVDAGVFRSPERTLNMAHQGGEDLWPSNTLIAYAGAARLGVDMMDTDLHATRDGVLVLSHDDTVDRLTDGHGAIRDLTFAELRALDAGYRFTRDDGRTYPYRAQGVRIPTAEEAFEQYGHFPWTIEIKQAQPSIARPFCDLIHRYGMQRKVMVASFSDDAMNDFRRTCPDVPTSMTERELRPLVLLSKVGLAALVPTPGAAAQVPVRSGGLEIVTPAFIRQMHARGVAVHVWTINDRAEMQRLIALGVDAIDTDRPDLLREALQAHAR, from the coding sequence ATGCGCACCCTCACGCTCCTGGCGCTCACCGCGCTGGCCCTCACGGCCTGCACCGCCCCCCCGCTGCCCGTGGACGCGGGCGTGTTCCGCTCACCCGAACGCACCCTCAACATGGCCCACCAGGGCGGCGAGGACCTCTGGCCGTCCAACACCCTCATCGCCTACGCCGGCGCCGCGCGCCTCGGCGTCGACATGATGGACACCGACCTGCACGCCACCCGCGACGGCGTCCTGGTGCTCTCCCACGACGACACCGTCGACCGCCTCACCGACGGCCACGGCGCCATCCGTGACCTCACCTTCGCGGAACTGCGCGCCCTCGACGCCGGCTACCGCTTCACGCGCGACGACGGCCGCACCTACCCCTACCGCGCGCAGGGCGTCCGCATCCCCACCGCCGAGGAAGCCTTCGAGCAGTACGGCCACTTCCCGTGGACCATCGAGATCAAACAGGCGCAGCCCAGCATCGCGCGGCCCTTCTGCGACCTCATCCACCGCTACGGCATGCAGCGCAAAGTCATGGTCGCCAGCTTCAGTGACGACGCCATGAACGACTTCCGCCGCACCTGCCCGGACGTGCCCACCAGCATGACCGAACGCGAACTGCGCCCGCTCGTGCTGCTCAGCAAGGTCGGCCTGGCCGCCCTCGTGCCCACGCCCGGCGCGGCCGCGCAGGTGCCCGTCCGCAGCGGCGGCCTGGAAATCGTCACGCCCGCATTCATCCGGCAGATGCACGCCCGCGGCGTCGCCGTGCACGTCTGGACCATCAACGACCGCGCTGAAATGCAGCGCCTCATCGCGCTCGGCGTGGACGCCATCGACACCGACCGCCCGGACCTCCTGCGCGAAGCGCTGCAGGCCCACGCGCGCTGA
- a CDS encoding GNAT family N-acetyltransferase — MTDPANVTNNVERHQYELPVDGQIAFAEYREVGDAIMFTHTEVPQALEGRGIGSTLVRAALDDVRAQGKKAIPMCPFVAAYIRDHREYVDLVHPIQRGVLGI, encoded by the coding sequence ATGACCGACCCAGCGAACGTCACCAACAACGTAGAACGCCACCAGTACGAACTCCCCGTCGACGGGCAGATCGCGTTCGCCGAATACCGCGAAGTCGGCGACGCCATCATGTTCACGCACACCGAAGTGCCGCAGGCGCTCGAAGGGCGCGGCATCGGCTCCACACTGGTCCGCGCCGCCCTCGACGACGTCCGCGCCCAGGGCAAGAAAGCCATTCCCATGTGCCCGTTCGTCGCCGCGTACATCCGCGACCACCGCGAGTACGTGGACCTCGTGCACCCCATCCAGCGCGGCGTGCTCGGCATCTGA
- the thrS gene encoding threonine--tRNA ligase — protein sequence MHVFLPDGKQLDLQQGATALDAARAIGPRLAQDALAATANGDLVDLMTPLPDGARITLITKKNPGEAAAVFRHSLGHVMSQAVGEFYRAKGHPADAVKRGVGPSIENGWYQDFDLPEPLREEDLPEIERIMREILSRNLDFSRREVSKAEALAQFGGDPYKAELIRELPDDEPITFYTQGDYTDLCRGPHFPRTGALPGAFKLMSTSGAYWRGNEKNPILQRIYGVAFATQKELDEYLHRLEEAKKRDHRKLGRELELFVIDPLVGKGLPMWLPNGTILREELTRFLREQQFARGYQGVVTPNIGNLELYKTSGHYQNYSDSNFSPITVDDEQYMLKPMNCPHHVRIYASKPRSYRDLPVRLAEFGTVYRYEQSGELNGLTRVRGFTQDDAHLFCRPDQLKAEFLNVLDLTVLVLRTFGMNDVRFRVGTRDPENTKYVGAEDNWNAAERQIIEAVEEVGLPYSIEPGDAAFYGPKLDFVVRDVLGREWQLGTIQVDYNLPERFDISYVGEDGADHRPIMIHRAPFGSLERFVGILIEHYGGDFPLWLAPRQVAIIPIADRHNEYAYALEAELRAAGLRTEVDDSSNRMNAKVRAAELSKIPVMLIVGDKEQEGRQVSVRERTPEGHKERKGVAFDDLKAELLERYRTRA from the coding sequence ATGCACGTCTTTCTTCCCGACGGTAAACAACTGGACCTTCAGCAGGGCGCCACGGCGCTCGACGCCGCGCGCGCCATCGGCCCGCGCCTCGCGCAGGACGCCCTGGCCGCCACGGCGAACGGCGACCTCGTGGACCTCATGACGCCCCTGCCGGACGGCGCGCGCATCACGCTGATCACGAAGAAGAACCCCGGCGAGGCCGCGGCGGTGTTCCGCCACTCGCTCGGCCACGTGATGAGCCAGGCGGTCGGTGAGTTCTACCGCGCCAAGGGGCACCCGGCGGACGCCGTGAAGCGCGGCGTGGGCCCCAGCATCGAGAACGGCTGGTATCAGGACTTTGACCTGCCCGAGCCGCTGCGCGAGGAGGACCTGCCGGAAATCGAGCGGATCATGCGCGAGATTCTCAGCCGCAACCTCGATTTCTCCCGCCGCGAGGTCAGCAAGGCGGAGGCGCTCGCGCAGTTCGGGGGCGACCCGTACAAGGCCGAGCTGATCCGCGAACTGCCGGACGATGAGCCCATCACGTTCTACACGCAGGGTGACTACACGGACCTGTGCCGCGGGCCGCACTTCCCCCGTACGGGCGCGCTGCCGGGGGCGTTCAAGCTGATGAGCACGTCCGGCGCGTACTGGCGCGGCAACGAGAAGAACCCGATCCTGCAACGCATCTACGGCGTGGCGTTCGCGACGCAGAAGGAACTCGACGAGTACCTGCACCGCCTCGAGGAAGCGAAGAAGCGCGACCACCGCAAGCTCGGCCGTGAGCTGGAGCTGTTCGTGATCGACCCGCTGGTCGGGAAGGGCCTGCCGATGTGGCTGCCGAACGGCACGATCCTGCGCGAGGAGCTCACGCGCTTCCTGCGCGAGCAGCAGTTCGCGCGCGGGTACCAGGGGGTCGTCACACCGAACATCGGGAACCTGGAGCTGTACAAGACGAGCGGGCACTACCAGAACTACAGCGACAGCAACTTCAGCCCGATCACGGTGGATGACGAGCAGTACATGCTCAAGCCCATGAACTGCCCGCATCACGTGCGCATCTACGCGAGCAAGCCGCGCAGCTACCGTGACCTGCCGGTGCGCCTCGCGGAGTTCGGGACGGTGTACCGCTACGAGCAGAGCGGCGAGCTGAACGGCCTGACGCGCGTGCGCGGCTTCACGCAGGACGACGCGCACCTGTTCTGCCGCCCGGATCAGCTCAAGGCGGAGTTCCTGAACGTGCTGGACCTGACGGTGCTGGTGCTGCGGACGTTCGGCATGAACGATGTGCGCTTCCGCGTGGGCACGCGCGACCCGGAGAACACGAAGTACGTGGGCGCCGAGGACAACTGGAACGCCGCGGAGCGCCAGATCATCGAGGCGGTCGAGGAGGTCGGCCTGCCGTACTCCATCGAGCCGGGCGACGCGGCCTTCTACGGCCCGAAGCTGGACTTCGTGGTGCGCGACGTGCTGGGCCGCGAGTGGCAGCTCGGGACGATTCAAGTGGACTACAACCTGCCGGAGCGGTTCGACATCAGCTACGTCGGTGAGGACGGCGCGGATCACCGCCCGATCATGATTCACCGCGCGCCGTTCGGGAGCCTGGAGCGCTTCGTGGGCATCCTGATCGAGCATTACGGCGGGGACTTCCCGCTGTGGCTCGCGCCGCGCCAGGTGGCGATCATCCCGATCGCGGACCGCCACAACGAGTACGCGTACGCGCTGGAAGCGGAGCTGCGCGCGGCGGGCCTGCGCACGGAGGTGGACGACTCCAGCAACCGCATGAACGCGAAGGTGCGCGCGGCGGAACTCAGCAAGATCCCGGTGATGCTGATCGTGGGGGACAAGGAGCAGGAGGGCCGTCAGGTGAGCGTGCGCGAGCGGACGCCTGAGGGGCACAAGGAACGTAAGGGCGTGGCCTTCGATGACCTGAAGGCGGAACTGCTGGAGCGTTACCGCACGCGCGCCTGA
- a CDS encoding DMT family transporter gives MSPHARGLLLLILVTAIWGSTFPVIKGATDTLAPPILIAWRFTVGAVTLLPLLLIRRQPRPAGTALPPRSLPRDALMLGAWLIAGYGTQTIALQTTTANRAAFFTALSVVLVPLWVTVAGRQRLGWTLGLALPLAVGGLALLSWEGGALVTGDLWALACAFTYAGFILALERTAAHHAPLPFTLAQVLAVAGFAWLWALIAAPTQLLPAHAPWGALVYLGVAATAVTTLLQTIGQRTVTATEASIIYALEPVAAVLFSFLLLGEGIGVRGLIGGALVVGATILSQWPALGGRPEIPEIHTERLD, from the coding sequence ATGTCTCCCCACGCGCGCGGGCTCCTGCTCCTGATTCTCGTGACCGCCATCTGGGGCAGTACCTTCCCGGTCATCAAAGGCGCCACCGACACGCTCGCCCCGCCCATCCTGATTGCCTGGCGCTTCACGGTCGGCGCCGTCACGCTGCTGCCGCTGCTGCTCATCCGCCGGCAGCCCCGCCCCGCCGGGACCGCGCTGCCGCCCCGCTCGCTCCCGCGCGACGCCCTCATGCTCGGCGCGTGGCTGATCGCCGGGTACGGCACGCAGACCATCGCGCTGCAGACCACCACCGCGAACCGCGCGGCGTTCTTCACGGCGCTCAGCGTCGTCCTCGTGCCCCTGTGGGTCACGGTCGCGGGGCGGCAGCGGCTCGGCTGGACACTCGGCCTCGCGCTGCCGCTCGCCGTCGGCGGCCTCGCGCTGCTGTCCTGGGAGGGCGGCGCGCTCGTCACCGGCGACCTGTGGGCGCTCGCGTGCGCGTTCACGTACGCCGGGTTCATCCTCGCGCTCGAACGCACCGCCGCGCATCACGCGCCCCTGCCGTTCACGCTCGCGCAGGTGCTCGCCGTGGCAGGCTTCGCGTGGCTGTGGGCGCTGATCGCCGCGCCCACCCAGCTGCTCCCCGCACACGCCCCGTGGGGCGCCCTCGTGTACCTCGGCGTGGCCGCCACCGCCGTCACGACGCTGCTGCAGACCATCGGGCAGCGCACCGTCACTGCCACCGAAGCCAGCATCATCTACGCGCTCGAGCCGGTCGCGGCGGTGCTGTTCTCGTTCCTGCTGCTCGGCGAGGGCATCGGCGTGCGCGGCCTGATCGGCGGCGCGCTCGTCGTCGGCGCCACCATCCTCAGCCAGTGGCCCGCCTTGGGCGGCCGCCCGGAGATCCCCGAGATTCACACCGAACGGCTGGACTGA
- a CDS encoding metallophosphoesterase — MSRPSAPSAPSPARPSTVGRAARTALRLLGLAGGFGVLSAYRFRVRHEARALPGLQRPVRVAFLADMHYGNFIGARSVRAWVRATVRAQPDLILFGGDFLDTSFTFRSRGALLRELQHLRAPLGVYAVFGNHDWTSLTTHRARGSFAAELEKLGIRVINNAGVRVREDLFVAGVDDWWFGNQDVAAALRECGSCTTLLLSHNPDFLPFVPDGVALTLSGHTHGGQVDIPFMGPVKQASLYGTEFLAGWVSAAAAQPNAADESVAATPPRVNHGFVTNGLGVTGVPVRLNCPAEVVLFEFTPAP; from the coding sequence ATGAGCCGCCCCTCTGCCCCCTCCGCCCCCTCGCCCGCGCGGCCCTCGACGGTGGGCCGCGCCGCCCGCACCGCGCTGCGCCTGCTCGGCCTGGCGGGCGGGTTCGGCGTGCTGAGCGCCTACCGCTTCCGCGTGCGCCACGAGGCGCGCGCCCTGCCGGGCCTGCAGCGGCCCGTGCGGGTGGCGTTCCTCGCGGACATGCACTACGGGAACTTCATCGGGGCGCGCAGCGTGCGCGCGTGGGTGCGCGCCACGGTGCGCGCGCAGCCGGACCTGATCCTGTTCGGCGGTGACTTCCTGGACACCAGCTTCACGTTCCGCTCGCGGGGCGCGCTGCTGCGCGAACTGCAGCACCTGCGCGCGCCGCTGGGCGTGTACGCGGTGTTCGGGAATCACGACTGGACGAGCCTCACGACGCACCGGGCGCGTGGCTCGTTCGCGGCGGAGCTGGAAAAGCTCGGCATCCGCGTGATCAACAACGCGGGCGTGCGCGTGCGCGAGGACCTGTTCGTGGCGGGCGTGGACGACTGGTGGTTCGGGAATCAGGACGTCGCGGCGGCGCTGCGGGAGTGCGGGTCGTGCACAACGCTGCTGCTGAGCCACAACCCGGACTTCCTGCCGTTCGTGCCGGACGGCGTGGCACTGACGCTCAGCGGGCACACGCACGGCGGGCAGGTGGACATCCCGTTCATGGGGCCGGTGAAGCAGGCGAGCCTGTACGGCACGGAGTTCCTGGCGGGGTGGGTGAGCGCGGCGGCGGCGCAGCCGAACGCGGCGGATGAGAGCGTCGCGGCGACGCCGCCGCGCGTGAACCACGGGTTCGTGACGAACGGATTGGGCGTCACGGGCGTCCCGGTGCGCCTGAACTGCCCGGCGGAAGTGGTGCTGTTCGAGTTCACGCCTGCCCCCTGA
- a CDS encoding glycoside hydrolase family 3 N-terminal domain-containing protein, whose amino-acid sequence MLDANRTLIADLPGPDLDADSARLLRTYQFGGICLFRRNITTPERTARLIRDVRDALGEDAWIATDQEGGAVLRRLDTPQAPAPMALGATRDADAAREAGRVAARGLLDLGINWNFAPALDVNVNPLNPVIGERSFGADPHEVARLGVAWAQGLEAAGVMSGSKHYPGHGDTHTDSHLALPRVDKSRAALEAVEWVPFRAAVQAGLGSLMTAHILYPQLDPVNPATLSPALLDGVLRREWGYDGVVITDATDMRAIADLYPDGDAAPLALRAGADAVLTCGHGDATLHERNVRALQEALRSGRLPEARVQESLARLARAAARFPGTPRAYGAAEREHDARLMSGVATRAVTPFGAVPLPRAGERTLLVVAAHADVGGPYEDHLSGEALTSGLRAFLPDLQTVVYDPAQPPAAADLPDADLVLFATTARFGLTDAERALVDGLRSRRALHLALWNPYFAPDLGLPALVTYGFRDANLRALGEALRGDATPGVLPFTA is encoded by the coding sequence ATGCTTGACGCGAACCGCACCCTGATTGCCGACCTGCCCGGCCCGGACCTCGACGCCGACAGCGCGCGCCTGCTGCGCACGTACCAGTTCGGCGGCATCTGCCTGTTCCGGCGGAACATCACCACGCCCGAACGCACCGCGCGGCTCATCCGTGACGTCCGCGACGCCCTCGGCGAGGACGCGTGGATCGCCACCGACCAGGAGGGCGGCGCGGTCCTGCGCCGCCTCGACACGCCGCAAGCACCCGCCCCCATGGCGCTCGGCGCGACCCGCGACGCGGACGCCGCCCGCGAGGCCGGACGCGTCGCCGCGCGCGGTCTGCTGGACCTCGGCATCAACTGGAATTTCGCACCGGCCCTCGACGTGAACGTGAACCCCCTGAACCCCGTGATCGGCGAGCGGAGTTTCGGCGCGGACCCGCATGAGGTCGCGCGCCTCGGCGTGGCGTGGGCGCAGGGGCTGGAAGCGGCGGGCGTCATGAGCGGCTCGAAACATTACCCCGGGCACGGGGACACGCACACCGACAGTCACCTGGCGCTGCCGCGCGTCGACAAGAGCCGCGCGGCCCTGGAGGCCGTGGAGTGGGTCCCGTTCCGCGCGGCCGTGCAGGCCGGGCTGGGCAGCCTCATGACGGCGCACATCCTGTACCCGCAGCTCGACCCGGTGAACCCCGCCACGCTCTCCCCTGCCCTGCTGGACGGCGTGCTGCGCCGCGAGTGGGGGTACGACGGCGTGGTCATCACGGACGCCACGGACATGCGCGCCATTGCGGACCTGTACCCGGACGGCGACGCCGCGCCGCTCGCGCTGCGGGCCGGCGCGGACGCCGTGCTGACCTGCGGGCACGGGGACGCCACGCTGCACGAGCGGAACGTGCGCGCCCTGCAGGAGGCCCTGCGGAGCGGGCGCCTGCCGGAAGCGCGGGTGCAGGAGAGCCTCGCGCGCCTCGCGCGGGCTGCGGCGCGCTTCCCGGGCACCCCGCGCGCGTACGGCGCGGCGGAACGCGAGCACGACGCGCGCCTGATGTCCGGCGTGGCCACGCGCGCCGTCACGCCGTTCGGCGCGGTGCCGCTCCCCCGGGCGGGCGAGCGGACGCTGCTGGTCGTGGCCGCGCACGCGGACGTGGGCGGCCCGTACGAGGACCACCTGAGCGGTGAGGCGCTCACGAGCGGCCTGCGCGCGTTCCTGCCGGACCTGCAGACCGTGGTTTACGATCCTGCCCAGCCGCCCGCCGCAGCGGACCTTCCGGACGCGGACCTCGTGCTGTTCGCCACGACCGCCCGGTTCGGCCTGACCGACGCGGAGCGCGCACTCGTGGACGGCCTGCGCAGCCGGCGGGCGCTGCACCTGGCGCTGTGGAACCCGTACTTCGCGCCAGACCTGGGCCTGCCCGCGCTCGTCACGTACGGCTTCCGCGACGCGAACCTGCGCGCGCTCGGCGAGGCCCTGCGCGGCGACGCGACGCCCGGCGTGCTGCCGTTCACCGCCTGA